From the Acidobacteriota bacterium genome, one window contains:
- a CDS encoding sodium/solute symporter (Members of the Solute:Sodium Symporter (SSS), TC 2.A.21 as described in tcdb.org, catalyze solute:Na+ symport. Known solutes for members of the family include sugars, amino acids, nucleosides, inositols, vitamins, urea or anions, depending on the system.), whose product MNTSVFSALDYVALTTYLVLVVAIGVWVGRGQKDTKEYFLAGRSMGWFPVGISTLASLYSAITYMGAPAEYYTHGLEMASQTLSIVLVVPVVMYVFMPFYHRLQVYTAYEYLEERFDLKVRTLASAVFVFWRILWMGTATYVPALVLHTVTGMPLLETILGVGIAATLYTVAGGMRAVIWTDVCQFFILIGGSVLAVWIIGMDAGGTGEIWRLAEQGGRTRLFDWSLDPTIRVTTWGAVMGSLVGHIGMYGADQVSVQRYLTARSLPIMQKSYILNMGAGLVMKGFIILIGLGLFAYYATNPQNLPDAIQGDRVFPYFIATQMPIGLRGMMIAAILAAAMSSIDSGLNSCTTALITDFFKRFNWKPGWIMRWSPGEAPLEVAARELKLSRLLTLGLGVAVTVLACFVGGLGSIIEITNKLVNSFAGPMAAVFLLGMLTRKCDSQGAFWGLLVGSLVTSYFIFYSTVSFLWYGTVGLATTLVVGYAISMAQGSPPTRRTDLVYRIPGF is encoded by the coding sequence GTGAACACCTCAGTTTTTTCAGCGCTGGACTACGTGGCTCTGACCACCTACCTGGTTCTGGTGGTCGCCATCGGCGTTTGGGTCGGCCGCGGTCAGAAAGACACCAAGGAATACTTTCTGGCCGGCCGCTCCATGGGCTGGTTTCCGGTCGGCATCTCCACCCTGGCCAGCCTCTACAGTGCCATCACCTACATGGGGGCGCCCGCGGAGTACTATACCCATGGCCTGGAGATGGCCAGCCAGACCCTCTCGATCGTGCTGGTGGTTCCGGTGGTGATGTATGTCTTCATGCCATTCTACCACCGGCTCCAGGTCTACACGGCCTACGAATACCTGGAGGAGCGATTCGACCTGAAGGTCCGTACCTTGGCCAGCGCAGTGTTCGTCTTCTGGAGGATTCTGTGGATGGGCACGGCCACTTACGTGCCGGCCCTGGTGCTTCACACCGTCACCGGCATGCCCCTGCTGGAGACCATCCTGGGGGTCGGCATCGCGGCCACGCTCTACACCGTGGCCGGCGGCATGCGGGCGGTCATCTGGACTGACGTCTGCCAGTTCTTCATTTTGATCGGTGGTTCGGTGCTGGCCGTTTGGATTATCGGAATGGATGCGGGGGGAACGGGCGAAATCTGGAGGCTCGCCGAGCAGGGAGGCAGGACCCGTCTGTTCGACTGGTCCCTGGACCCCACTATCAGAGTGACTACCTGGGGAGCGGTGATGGGGTCGCTGGTGGGTCACATCGGCATGTATGGCGCCGACCAGGTCAGTGTGCAGCGATATCTGACCGCCAGGTCGCTTCCGATCATGCAGAAGTCCTACATCCTGAACATGGGTGCGGGCCTGGTCATGAAGGGGTTCATCATCCTGATCGGGTTGGGACTGTTCGCCTACTACGCCACCAACCCGCAGAATTTGCCCGATGCGATTCAGGGCGATCGGGTCTTTCCCTATTTCATCGCCACCCAGATGCCCATTGGACTCCGGGGCATGATGATTGCCGCCATCCTGGCGGCCGCCATGTCGTCCATCGACTCCGGATTGAATTCCTGCACCACCGCCCTGATCACCGATTTCTTCAAGAGATTCAACTGGAAGCCCGGGTGGATCATGAGATGGTCTCCCGGAGAGGCGCCCCTTGAGGTGGCCGCCAGGGAATTGAAGCTCTCCCGCCTGTTGACCCTGGGCCTGGGTGTGGCGGTTACCGTGCTGGCCTGCTTCGTGGGTGGGCTGGGGTCCATCATCGAGATCACCAACAAGTTGGTCAACAGCTTTGCGGGTCCCATGGCGGCCGTCTTTCTGCTCGGAATGCTGACCCGCAAATGCGATTCTCAGGGAGCCTTCTGGGGCCTGCTGGTGGGAAGCCTGGTCACCAGCTATTTCATCTTCTATTCCACTGTCTCATTCCTCTGGTACGGCACCGTGGGCTTGGCCACCACCCTGGTGGTCGGCTACGCCATCAGCATGGCGCAGGGGAGCCCCCCGACCAGGCGCACCGACCTGGTCTACCGGATCCCCGGGTTCTAA
- a CDS encoding DUF1932 domain-containing protein encodes MQIQRIAILSPGDMGHAVGREFRASGLEVMTCLSGRSPRTCRMAELAGFRTVPSLEALAEQADLILSILVPEAAVALAEAVAKAVSNTGCRPVFADCNAISPATSSRIQGIISAAGGRYLDASIIGPPPGQGQPPRFYVSGSNADAMGQLDGRGIAVKWIGSQIGRASAIKMCYAGLTKGTLALHAAVLTSAEALGLSDELRSELAYSQGQKLKAMEQVRRVPAKAFRWIAEMEEIARTFGSVGVTPDIHSGAAEVFRMIAESDLGGERTDTLDRDRTLPQTVSKLAESLKPKP; translated from the coding sequence CTGCAGATCCAACGCATTGCCATTCTGAGTCCCGGAGACATGGGCCATGCCGTGGGACGGGAGTTTCGGGCCAGTGGCCTGGAGGTGATGACCTGCCTGTCGGGCCGCAGCCCTCGCACCTGCCGGATGGCGGAGCTTGCTGGGTTCAGGACCGTGCCCAGCCTGGAAGCGCTGGCAGAGCAGGCCGACCTCATTCTTTCCATTCTGGTGCCCGAGGCAGCGGTGGCGCTGGCCGAAGCAGTGGCCAAGGCCGTGAGCAACACCGGCTGCCGCCCGGTTTTTGCCGACTGCAACGCGATCTCCCCGGCGACCTCCAGTCGGATCCAAGGCATCATCTCCGCGGCCGGCGGTCGCTATCTGGACGCCTCCATCATCGGCCCTCCTCCTGGGCAGGGGCAGCCTCCCCGCTTTTATGTCTCCGGCTCCAATGCGGATGCCATGGGTCAGCTCGATGGTCGAGGGATTGCCGTCAAGTGGATCGGCAGCCAGATTGGACGGGCTTCGGCCATCAAGATGTGCTATGCCGGGCTCACCAAGGGAACCCTGGCGCTTCACGCGGCCGTGCTCACCAGCGCCGAGGCTCTGGGGCTCTCGGACGAGCTGAGGTCGGAGCTTGCCTACAGCCAGGGCCAGAAGCTCAAGGCCATGGAGCAGGTCAGGCGGGTGCCGGCCAAGGCCTTCCGCTGGATCGCCGAAATGGAGGAGATTGCCCGAACCTTCGGGAGCGTCGGTGTCACCCCGGACATCCACTCCGGGGCGGCTGAGGTCTTCAGAATGATCGCGGAGAGCGACTTGGGAGGGGAGCGAACGGATACGTTGGATCGGGACCGAACGCTCCCGCAAACCGTATCCAAACTGGCCGAAAGCTTGAAGCCCAAGCCCTGA
- a CDS encoding Gfo/Idh/MocA family oxidoreductase, with product MGDKRARWGLLSTARINERLIPCLKRSERNKLIAVASRSQDTADRYAEEHGISKAYGSYEEMLADPDIDVVYISLPNGLHTEWSLRCAEAGKHVLCEKPLALSVEEVDQLLEAAGRCGVTIQEATMMRFHSQTSYVRDLIAQGAIGEVRMGRGLFTFTLERPGDIRLDPAMGGGSVWDLGSYCVSFARTVLQAEPVEVRAVEVTGPTGIDLSFSGHLRFPKGTFFHFFSSFASFTQVDADLLGTAGYLHLDLPWVNRENQPATVRLVSEAGIKESSTFGDGLDNRRTERRVFADVNAYQDEVESMAATVLDGADPVVTLEDSRANVAAITALNRSAREGRPVEL from the coding sequence ATGGGCGATAAACGAGCCCGCTGGGGCCTGTTGAGCACGGCCCGTATCAATGAGCGCTTGATCCCCTGCCTGAAGCGGTCGGAACGAAACAAGCTGATCGCGGTAGCCAGCCGCAGTCAGGATACGGCCGATCGCTATGCCGAAGAACACGGCATTTCCAAGGCCTACGGCAGCTATGAAGAGATGTTGGCGGATCCCGACATTGACGTGGTCTACATTTCTCTGCCCAACGGGCTGCACACCGAGTGGTCTCTCCGTTGCGCCGAAGCCGGAAAGCACGTGCTCTGTGAAAAGCCGCTGGCCCTGTCCGTCGAAGAGGTGGACCAGCTCCTGGAGGCCGCCGGCCGTTGCGGAGTCACCATCCAGGAAGCCACCATGATGCGGTTTCACTCCCAAACTTCCTATGTGCGCGACCTGATCGCTCAGGGCGCCATCGGTGAGGTTCGCATGGGCCGCGGCCTATTTACCTTCACCCTGGAACGTCCCGGGGACATCCGCCTGGACCCCGCCATGGGCGGCGGATCGGTCTGGGACCTGGGCAGCTATTGCGTCAGCTTCGCCCGTACCGTGCTACAGGCCGAACCGGTGGAGGTTCGTGCCGTCGAAGTCACCGGACCCACCGGAATCGACCTGAGTTTTTCAGGCCATCTGAGATTTCCGAAAGGAACCTTCTTTCACTTCTTCTCCAGCTTTGCTTCATTCACCCAGGTCGACGCCGACCTGCTCGGAACCGCCGGGTATCTCCATCTGGATCTTCCCTGGGTCAATCGCGAGAATCAGCCGGCCACCGTGCGCCTGGTCAGCGAGGCCGGAATCAAGGAGTCTTCCACCTTCGGCGACGGCCTCGACAATCGCAGGACCGAGAGGAGGGTCTTCGCCGACGTCAACGCCTATCAGGACGAAGTCGAATCCATGGCGGCCACCGTTCTGGACGGCGCCGATCCGGTGGTTACCCTGGAAGACAGCCGCGCCAACGTGGCTGCCATCACGGCGCTCAATCGGTCGGCCCGGGAAGGCCGACCGGTGGAACTCTAG
- a CDS encoding Gfo/Idh/MocA family oxidoreductase, which produces MAHEIGIGVIGMGWVGNVHSRVYGQVADRFRDTGIRPRLVICADEVEARARDGQERFGFEQRTTDWTEVIENDSVQAISVASPNHLHLEVVSAAAAAGKDIFCEKPVGMGPLQTAEIEGIARRANVISWVGYNYRWAPLVQYARKLVQEGKLGEVTHYRGRFLVGYGRDPNGVLSWRFQKEWSGTGTLGDLISHVADMAHSIVGPVKRLTSTSHTFITERPLVPKGSGTHFSTGSADDPKGPVTNEDYVSALVEFGNGARGTFEACRVIKGPGCEMAFELNGTRGALKWDFERMNELQLHLPDSATERDGTTVIQSSPDHPSYVQFYSGPAISMSYDDLKLIEAVEFLNSVASRKQGEPGFREALAVAEVQEAMQRSWKSQCWEEVRSLRRD; this is translated from the coding sequence ATGGCACATGAAATCGGTATTGGAGTCATCGGCATGGGCTGGGTCGGTAACGTGCACAGCCGCGTCTATGGCCAGGTGGCGGATCGGTTCCGGGACACGGGGATTCGTCCCCGCCTGGTCATCTGCGCCGACGAAGTGGAAGCGCGGGCCAGGGACGGACAGGAACGCTTCGGATTCGAGCAGCGGACCACCGACTGGACAGAGGTCATCGAAAACGACTCCGTTCAGGCCATCAGCGTCGCCTCGCCCAACCACCTGCACCTGGAGGTCGTGAGCGCGGCCGCGGCGGCCGGCAAGGACATTTTCTGCGAGAAGCCGGTGGGCATGGGGCCACTGCAGACTGCCGAAATCGAGGGGATCGCGCGCCGGGCCAACGTCATCAGCTGGGTCGGTTACAACTACCGCTGGGCCCCGCTGGTCCAATACGCCCGCAAGCTCGTTCAGGAGGGCAAGCTTGGGGAGGTGACCCACTATCGCGGTCGTTTTCTGGTGGGTTACGGCAGGGATCCCAATGGAGTTCTCTCCTGGCGATTTCAGAAGGAATGGTCGGGCACCGGCACCCTGGGCGACCTCATTTCCCACGTGGCCGACATGGCCCACTCCATAGTCGGACCGGTGAAGCGCCTGACCAGCACCAGCCACACATTCATCACCGAACGCCCTCTGGTCCCCAAGGGGTCCGGCACCCACTTTTCCACAGGCTCGGCCGATGACCCCAAGGGGCCGGTCACCAACGAAGACTACGTGAGCGCGCTGGTCGAGTTCGGCAACGGAGCCCGGGGGACCTTCGAAGCCTGCCGGGTGATCAAGGGGCCCGGCTGTGAAATGGCCTTTGAGCTGAACGGAACCCGGGGAGCATTGAAGTGGGACTTCGAGCGCATGAATGAGCTTCAGCTCCATCTGCCCGACAGCGCCACCGAGCGTGACGGGACCACCGTGATTCAAAGTAGTCCCGACCATCCCTCCTACGTGCAGTTCTACTCCGGTCCGGCCATCAGCATGAGCTACGATGACCTCAAGTTGATCGAGGCGGTGGAGTTCCTCAACTCGGTGGCCAGCCGAAAGCAGGGGGAGCCGGGATTCAGGGAAGCCCTGGCCGTGGCCGAGGTCCAGGAGGCCATGCAGCGATCCTGGAAGTCCCAATGCTGGGAAGAGGTCCGAAGTCTTAGACGGGACTGA
- a CDS encoding Gfo/Idh/MocA family oxidoreductase: MNSLGVGVIGMGWMGHTHSRAYRQLRDRFPELEAEVRLVCCADAVAERAREGASRHGFEGHTTDWSSLIEDDRIAALSVTTPNDSHLAIVSAAARAGKHVLCEKPVGRTPRETVAIQRVVEESGVLSLVGFNYRWAPMVQYARQLIRAGYLGDITHFRSRYFEGYARNPEEAISWRFDQSVSGTGVLNDMLSHTTDLGHFLVGPIKRVVANRKTWIGSRPRAGGQVPPLPRQTVTNEDYVGGLVQFENDARGSFEACRVITGPQQELKFEVNGTTGSVVWDFERMNELQVYVNPGREPLRQGYTRLFSNPEYPFHGHFNPGQGTSLGYEDLKTIEASRFVKSILEEKQATPGVREAAAVAAVHTAVERSWESNQWEEVVSGQ; this comes from the coding sequence ATGAACTCATTGGGTGTGGGCGTCATCGGCATGGGGTGGATGGGACACACCCACAGCCGGGCCTATCGCCAGCTAAGAGACCGCTTTCCGGAACTGGAGGCGGAGGTGCGTCTGGTCTGCTGTGCCGATGCCGTAGCCGAGCGGGCTCGGGAAGGAGCCTCCCGGCACGGATTCGAGGGCCACACTACCGACTGGTCCTCGCTGATCGAGGACGATCGGATCGCGGCGCTGAGCGTGACCACTCCCAATGACAGCCACTTGGCCATCGTGAGCGCGGCAGCCCGGGCGGGCAAGCACGTCCTCTGCGAGAAGCCGGTTGGCAGGACTCCGCGGGAGACGGTAGCCATTCAGAGGGTGGTTGAGGAGTCCGGCGTCCTGAGCCTGGTGGGTTTCAACTACCGTTGGGCGCCCATGGTTCAATACGCCAGGCAGCTCATCCGGGCGGGCTACCTCGGTGATATCACGCATTTCCGCAGCCGCTATTTCGAAGGCTATGCCCGCAATCCGGAGGAAGCCATTTCCTGGCGCTTCGATCAATCCGTCTCCGGGACCGGCGTGTTGAACGACATGCTCTCGCATACCACCGACCTGGGCCACTTTCTGGTGGGCCCCATCAAGCGGGTAGTGGCCAATCGAAAGACCTGGATCGGTAGCCGCCCCAGGGCGGGCGGACAGGTTCCCCCCCTGCCGCGCCAGACAGTCACCAACGAGGACTATGTGGGGGGCCTGGTTCAGTTCGAGAACGACGCCCGGGGAAGCTTCGAAGCCTGCCGCGTCATCACCGGTCCGCAACAGGAGTTGAAATTCGAGGTGAATGGCACCACCGGCTCGGTTGTCTGGGATTTCGAGCGAATGAACGAGCTGCAGGTCTATGTGAATCCGGGAAGGGAACCGCTCCGGCAGGGTTATACCCGCTTGTTCAGCAACCCCGAATATCCGTTTCACGGGCACTTCAATCCGGGACAGGGTACCAGCCTGGGATACGAGGACCTGAAAACCATCGAGGCCTCCCGTTTCGTCAAGTCGATTCTGGAGGAAAAGCAGGCGACACCGGGCGTTCGGGAAGCCGCCGCGGTGGCTGCCGTGCATACGGCGGTGGAGCGTTCCTGGGAGTCGAATCAGTGGGAGGAAGTGGTCAGTGGTCAGTGA
- a CDS encoding sugar phosphate isomerase/epimerase, with product MKIGLFTDGLPDMSLPAALDWVVEQGIEAVEIATGGFSKATHCDADLLLSDAGARSEFKAAVDSRNLVVSALNCNGNPVDPNPERGTKHGQDLFNCIDLADKLGVDTVVAMSGCPGDPSGTPYPNWVAHSFQQEFLDLLEWQWDEVLTPFWKKVGRHAADHGVRVAIEMHPGQSVFNTPGLLRLREIAGPSVGANLDPSHLFYQGMEPSWVVQNLGPDFVFHVHAKDTRIDRHKMALSGGIDLTPMHLVLERSWGYRTLGFGHGELWWREFLSALRSVGYDGVLSIEHEDSLMSAPEGIIKSVEFLKPLLIRTMPEENPPWL from the coding sequence ATGAAAATAGGCCTATTTACCGACGGACTTCCCGACATGTCCCTTCCTGCCGCACTGGATTGGGTGGTGGAGCAGGGCATCGAAGCCGTTGAAATCGCCACCGGGGGATTTTCAAAGGCTACCCACTGCGACGCCGACCTGTTGCTGTCCGATGCGGGGGCGCGCTCGGAATTCAAGGCTGCCGTCGACAGCCGCAATCTGGTCGTGAGCGCCTTGAACTGCAACGGGAATCCGGTGGACCCCAACCCGGAAAGAGGCACGAAACACGGCCAGGACCTCTTCAATTGCATTGACCTGGCTGACAAGTTGGGAGTGGATACGGTGGTCGCCATGAGCGGCTGCCCGGGCGATCCCTCCGGCACGCCCTATCCCAACTGGGTGGCCCACAGCTTCCAGCAGGAATTCCTGGATCTTCTCGAGTGGCAGTGGGATGAAGTCCTGACACCTTTCTGGAAGAAGGTTGGCCGGCATGCGGCCGACCACGGAGTCCGTGTCGCCATCGAGATGCACCCCGGGCAGTCGGTCTTCAACACCCCCGGGCTGCTGCGGCTGCGCGAGATCGCCGGTCCCTCGGTGGGGGCCAACCTGGATCCCAGCCACCTGTTCTACCAGGGGATGGAACCGAGCTGGGTGGTTCAGAACCTGGGTCCCGACTTCGTTTTCCACGTGCATGCCAAGGACACCCGCATCGACCGGCACAAGATGGCCTTGAGCGGCGGAATAGACCTGACGCCCATGCACCTGGTGCTGGAGAGGTCCTGGGGATACCGGACCCTGGGGTTCGGCCACGGAGAGCTGTGGTGGCGCGAATTCCTCAGCGCCTTGCGATCGGTCGGTTACGATGGCGTCCTGAGCATCGAGCACGAGGATTCCCTGATGAGCGCGCCGGAAGGCATCATCAAGAGCGTCGAGTTCCTCAAGCCTCTCCTCATCAGGACCATGCCCGAGGAAAACCCACCCTGGCTATAG
- a CDS encoding SMP-30/gluconolactonase/LRE family protein: protein MSEPNPADRACLPSPRRFLNTGARLSRAATIAFAEGPAYHSDGSVYFSDIINNRVMKRAADGQLSVFRADSGRTNGNLFDSRGRLVSCEGCEMGSGGRRRIVRTDLETGQVEVLTERFDGRRYNSPNDLAIDRKGRIYFTDPCYGDRSTMEMDVEAVYRLDCDGRVSRILEQPAIQQPNGIAVSPDDRFLYVADYNISPGGARKIWGFELSPGGAVSGQRLVYDFGVGRPGDGLRVDMQGNLWTAAGITLPKREGESNVNPAGIYVISPRGRLLDRIPIPEDVVTNMTFGGSDKKTLYVTAGKSLFKIGINVPGYSLFPPLDPGAGQ from the coding sequence ATGTCGGAACCAAACCCGGCGGATCGAGCCTGCCTGCCGTCGCCCCGGCGTTTCCTGAACACCGGTGCCCGGCTGAGCCGGGCCGCAACCATCGCCTTTGCCGAGGGACCGGCGTACCACTCCGACGGCAGCGTCTACTTCAGCGACATCATCAACAATCGAGTGATGAAGCGTGCGGCGGACGGGCAGCTCTCCGTCTTCAGGGCGGACAGCGGCAGGACCAACGGAAACCTGTTCGACAGCCGAGGGAGGCTGGTCAGTTGCGAGGGCTGCGAAATGGGGTCGGGTGGCCGTCGTCGGATCGTACGCACCGATCTGGAAACCGGCCAGGTCGAGGTGTTGACGGAGCGATTTGATGGTCGGCGTTACAATAGCCCCAACGACTTGGCCATCGACCGAAAGGGGCGTATCTATTTCACCGATCCCTGTTATGGCGACCGTTCCACCATGGAGATGGATGTCGAAGCCGTCTATCGCCTGGACTGCGACGGAAGAGTCTCCAGAATATTGGAGCAGCCTGCAATCCAGCAACCCAACGGGATCGCGGTCAGTCCGGACGACCGTTTTCTCTATGTGGCGGATTACAACATCAGTCCGGGCGGAGCCCGAAAAATCTGGGGGTTTGAGCTCAGTCCCGGGGGCGCGGTTTCCGGACAAAGGCTGGTCTACGACTTCGGTGTGGGGCGACCCGGTGACGGTCTACGCGTTGATATGCAAGGAAACCTGTGGACGGCTGCCGGAATTACCTTGCCGAAGCGGGAGGGAGAATCCAATGTCAACCCGGCTGGGATCTACGTGATTTCTCCTCGGGGCAGGCTATTGGACAGGATACCCATCCCGGAAGACGTGGTGACCAACATGACCTTTGGAGGGAGCGACAAGAAAACCCTTTATGTTACCGCCGGCAAGAGCCTCTTCAAGATCGGCATCAACGTGCCTGGTTACAGTCTATTTCCCCCGTTGGATCCGGGAGCCGGGCAGTAG
- a CDS encoding MBL fold metallo-hydrolase — protein sequence MAVNIEWVGHACFRIWRDGGPVIVTDPFSPTRLGLPAGPAIQGDLAIVSSLDDLAHGDPGLIHGTPEVINALDLVREDRQAEVDGNPLVPLGAAESPLHESGSPKDNALYALKVEDLWILHLGDLGYGLSPAELSIFEGKCDVLLAIAGQANTLTLEELSSLIDQLRPRWIIPMHFLLWWPSRMRPLGDFLKTRPADPLIHTRSTTVRLSSGPAGWKKPAILVLEASADPRRHQC from the coding sequence GTGGCCGTGAACATCGAGTGGGTTGGCCATGCCTGTTTTCGCATCTGGCGGGACGGCGGCCCGGTCATCGTCACCGATCCCTTTTCTCCGACCCGCCTGGGTTTGCCGGCCGGACCGGCCATCCAGGGGGACCTGGCCATTGTCAGCTCCCTGGATGACCTGGCGCACGGAGATCCCGGGCTGATCCACGGAACCCCGGAAGTCATCAACGCCCTGGACTTGGTGCGCGAAGACCGCCAAGCCGAGGTGGACGGCAACCCGCTGGTTCCACTGGGCGCGGCCGAATCGCCCCTTCACGAAAGCGGCAGTCCCAAGGACAACGCGCTCTACGCCCTCAAGGTTGAGGATCTCTGGATTCTGCATCTGGGGGATCTGGGCTATGGCCTCAGCCCGGCGGAACTGTCGATCTTCGAGGGCAAGTGCGATGTCCTGCTGGCCATCGCCGGTCAGGCCAACACGCTGACTCTGGAAGAGCTGTCGAGTCTTATCGACCAATTGAGACCGCGATGGATCATCCCCATGCACTTCTTGCTGTGGTGGCCCAGCAGGATGCGCCCCCTGGGTGATTTCCTGAAGACCCGCCCCGCCGACCCCTTGATCCATACGCGGTCCACAACCGTACGGCTCTCATCGGGACCGGCGGGATGGAAGAAGCCGGCCATCCTGGTGCTGGAGGCTTCCGCCGATCCCAGAAGACACCAGTGCTGA
- a CDS encoding sugar phosphate isomerase/epimerase yields the protein MKIGVNTLFLLPFDFEEGLDFAQKQGVEMIEIACLGEASRKYCDLPKLLSDPEALKRWKGALDDHGFTISAYSAHGNGLSPDPAEARQYSEHFRRVCRLAEATGVDLLTLNAGSPPGAPGDSCPCWVVDPTNARNRAILRWQWEERVIPFWREHAAVARDHGCRLAFEPWIGDIVHTPVTVMKLREAIGPIVGCNLDPSHLFVQHIDVLETIAYLGDRLLHVHIKDTRMEPRNLKLQGLLDTTQTPSNPEKRSWTFNLIGWGHDRRFWRDFITTLRFIGYEGALSVEMECDYMDVREGLEKSIQFLKPLVMGPPPGKGTGWWELAGFHQITEDDIEWP from the coding sequence GTGAAAATCGGTGTCAACACGCTTTTCCTGCTGCCCTTCGATTTCGAGGAAGGCTTGGATTTCGCCCAAAAGCAGGGCGTCGAGATGATCGAGATCGCCTGCTTGGGGGAAGCCAGCCGAAAGTACTGCGACCTTCCAAAACTGCTGTCCGACCCTGAAGCGTTAAAGCGCTGGAAGGGCGCGCTGGATGACCACGGCTTTACCATCAGCGCCTATTCGGCTCACGGAAACGGACTCTCGCCCGACCCGGCGGAAGCCAGGCAATACTCCGAGCACTTTCGCAGAGTCTGCCGCCTGGCCGAGGCCACGGGGGTGGATCTGTTGACATTGAACGCGGGCAGCCCGCCGGGAGCGCCCGGAGATTCCTGCCCCTGTTGGGTGGTGGACCCCACCAATGCCCGCAACCGGGCCATTCTGCGCTGGCAGTGGGAGGAGCGGGTCATTCCTTTCTGGCGGGAACACGCCGCCGTTGCCCGCGATCACGGCTGCCGCCTGGCTTTCGAGCCCTGGATCGGCGACATCGTGCACACACCGGTGACGGTCATGAAGTTGCGGGAAGCCATCGGACCGATTGTGGGATGCAACCTGGATCCGTCACATCTCTTCGTCCAGCACATAGACGTGCTGGAAACCATCGCCTACCTGGGGGATCGGCTCCTGCACGTCCATATCAAGGATACCCGCATGGAGCCCCGCAACCTGAAGCTGCAGGGATTGCTGGACACCACCCAGACCCCGTCCAACCCAGAAAAGCGGTCCTGGACCTTCAACCTGATCGGCTGGGGCCACGATCGGCGGTTCTGGCGCGATTTCATCACCACCTTGCGCTTCATCGGATATGAGGGAGCCCTCTCGGTCGAGATGGAGTGCGACTACATGGATGTGCGGGAGGGATTGGAAAAGTCCATCCAGTTCCTCAAGCCCCTGGTGATGGGACCGCCGCCCGGGAAAGGGACCGGCTGGTGGGAACTGGCAGGATTCCACCAGATTACGGAGGATGACATCGAGTGGCCGTGA
- a CDS encoding MBL fold metallo-hydrolase, with protein MSVKVEWVGHACFRVWREGGPVIVMDPYTPKTVYLPEDAARVDGNTVIVSSLTDDAHGYPELVRGRRRVIDALDVVEKGLEVEVDGSPLVTVGAAESPIHDSGSPKDNALYALQVGGVWVMHMGDLGYGLPREEVAPFEGRCEVMLAIVGQYNTLSLPDLDAMIDHLKPRWIIPMHFALPPVSGPMRPLREFLDRRREDPLIFPRSSVVEFPIDLPVLDRPTIVALEPSGYQPTVGLED; from the coding sequence ATGTCGGTAAAGGTGGAATGGGTAGGACATGCCTGCTTTCGGGTCTGGCGGGAGGGGGGACCGGTCATCGTCATGGACCCCTACACGCCCAAGACCGTCTACTTGCCGGAGGATGCGGCCAGGGTCGATGGCAATACCGTCATCGTCAGCTCACTGACCGACGACGCCCACGGATACCCCGAGCTGGTGCGGGGACGTCGGAGAGTCATCGATGCTCTGGATGTGGTCGAGAAGGGATTGGAAGTTGAAGTCGACGGCAGCCCGCTGGTAACTGTAGGGGCAGCCGAATCGCCCATTCACGACAGTGGAAGCCCCAAGGACAACGCCCTCTATGCCCTGCAGGTGGGAGGGGTGTGGGTCATGCACATGGGCGATCTCGGATATGGGCTGCCGCGGGAGGAAGTGGCTCCCTTCGAAGGGCGATGCGAGGTCATGCTCGCCATCGTGGGTCAGTACAACACCTTGTCCCTGCCGGATCTGGATGCGATGATCGATCATCTCAAACCCAGGTGGATCATTCCCATGCATTTCGCGCTGCCTCCGGTGTCGGGACCCATGCGACCCCTGCGGGAATTCCTGGACCGCCGCCGGGAGGACCCCCTGATCTTTCCCAGGTCTTCGGTAGTCGAATTTCCCATCGACCTGCCGGTTCTGGACCGCCCAACCATCGTCGCCCTCGAGCCCAGCGGATACCAACCCACTGTCGGTCTGGAAGATTGA